The Gammaproteobacteria bacterium nucleotide sequence ATAGTCGGGCTCGATGGATTTCAGCCGCTGCGGCAGGTTGATCCACAGCTGGATGCCCGCGGCGGCCGATTCCGGCATCTCCGAATGGGTGATGCCGCGCCCGGCCGTGAACCGCTGCGCGCCGCCCGCATGGATCGTGCCTGCATTGCCAAGGTTGTCCTTATGGTGCATCGCGCCGGAAAACAGCCAGGTGATGGCCTCGAAGCCGCGATGCGGGTGCGGCGGAAAGCCGCCGCCCGCGATATCGAAATGATCCCACAGTACGAAGGGGTCGAAGTGGCGCAGGCCCGGCACCGGCATCAGCCGCTGCACGGTCACGCCGTCGCCTTCGGGCACAAGCTGACCGAAGTGGATGGCTATCATTGTTTCAACCATTCATTGAACAAATATTTGTATGCTTGGATTAGAGCCGCGTCATCGGGGTCTCTGGAATCAAGTTCCAAATGACGAATCTTTCCAAGGTAATCTGAGTTCAGCGATTCGAAGTTCTTGATATCCAGAGGGAAACAGTCGTCATAAACAATCCGTTCAATTACCTCATCGAGTCGGGGTACTCCAATGCCTTGGTATTTTTTCAATGACTCAACCACGAATTTTTTGAATGATGTTGAGAATCGAGAAAGAGTTCGAGAAATGGGAGTTTTTGGCTGAAGGATTGCAAGGGCTGTCTTTCCAGGCCAGTACCAGCTCCACTCGCTGTGATCAAAGCAATGCCACCCGACTTGCTCAGCGTAAGCTCTGAGGCTTGAAAATTTTTCTTTCCATTCTTCAGAATGAAAATCTGCGTAAGGCTGGATAACCAGTGAAGAACAGAACGCGTAGAATGTCCCAGATGCTAACGGTGCCAAGTGGTAAAAAAATTCTTCATGGTCGCTATAAGGTGGATCTATACGGCCTTGTCCCTTCCAGATTGCTTCCTGAACTTCCTTTGAATCAATGTTCAATGCATGCTCCAAGTCTGGCGGACATATTGTTTTTCCAGAAAATTTATAATTCATATATAGGGCATCATGAGAAATGCCCAAAGAAAATGCACGAATAAACTCTTCTCTAACAATCGCTCTCAGTTTGCTTTTTTTATCTTTACCGTCATCAACGCCGGAGGAAATAATCTCCTCCAATTCCGCCATGGCTTTTTGGGCTCTAATATTCGGAACGATAGTATGAAAAATGGGGTTCCCTATAGATGGGTTTCTATCAGCTTGAGCGATAAGCCCCCTCACTAGTGAAAC carries:
- a CDS encoding pirin family protein, which translates into the protein MIAIHFGQLVPEGDGVTVQRLMPVPGLRHFDPFVLWDHFDIAGGGFPPHPHRGFEAITWLFSGAMHHKDNLGNAGTIHAGGAQRFTAGRGITHSEMPESAAAGIQLWINLPQRLKSIEPDY